A stretch of DNA from Candidatus Bathyarchaeota archaeon:
AGAGTGTACGTTGGTTCGTTAGACGCTAACTTGTATTGTTTTAATGCTGATAATGGTGATGTTGTTTGGGCTTATGAAACTGGAGGGTACATTACTGCTTCACCTGCAGCTTCAAAGGGAGCAATTTATATCACTTCTATGGAGTCAAGCAGCGGTGCATTGTACAAGATAGACGCTGATGATGGTTCTCTAGTTTGGAAATGTGATATTCCCTATGTGGTAGTCCAAGACAGAGGCACTGACATGCATGCTTCTCCAACTGTGGGGGATGGATTGGTGTTTGTTGCTGCAAACAAGCAGAATTATTACGGTATAAACGTGGAAACTGGAGAGATAGAATGGACATATGTTACCACTGAAGGCACTGAAGGCATTGGAGGGTACTTGATTGCATCTCCAGCATATTATGAGGGTCAAGTGTATGTTGTTGACATGTTTTTCATTACCGCTCTTGACGCCAATAACGGTGAAGTTATCTGGAAGAGCTGGATAGGAACCGAACTTTACACCACGCCAACTTATGGAGGTGGAAACATCTACGTTACCACAGATAGGCGATTTGTTTACGTTCTTAACGCCACAGATGGATACAGGCTAGGATTTTTTGATACTAATTCTAACAGTTGGTCAGCTCCTTCAGTTTACGAAGGACAAGTATACTTTGGATGCAACGACGGCAAAGTTTACTGTGTTGACGGCAAAACAACCATACTTGGTCAGATTTATGTCGAATTTGACAAAAACACGGTAGAAAAGGGCAATACACTTACTGCTTGTGGTCAACTTGAGCCAGCAATTGCATACACTCCAGTAAAGGTTACGGTCACCAACCCAAATGGCGACACACAAACTATGGAAATTATTGCCCAAAATGATGGAACATTCAGTTTTGAGTGCAAACCAGACATTAACGGAGAATGGACAGCCACTATTCGATGTTCAGGACCAACATACATCATGCAAACTGAGGAACGAGCCTTTACTGTTACAGATGAACAAGAAACAATAGAAACAGAACAACCTTCAACGCCTGAAGAGCAACAAGACCAGACATCCCAGTCACAGGATTCAATTATGCCCCTAGACAATATTACATTAATAGCAGGAATAATAATTGTGGCAGCCGTAGCAATAATAATTGGTTACATGTTTGTTAGAAAAAGAAAGAAAGGTTCGCCTGTTGCTATTATGGGATAACAACTACGGTGTTTGGGTAACTTCAGAATAAACTTGAAACAGTTTCTGGGAAGTAACATTCCAAGAAAACATATTACTAACAAATTCACGTCCACGTTTTCCCATTTTTTCGCGTAAATTGTCGTTGGCTAGAAGGTCTGAAATTGCGTTGCCTAGTTGTTGGTTATTAGGTTCAACGAGATATCCGGTTTGTTTGTGTTTTACTACCTCCGCTATTGCAGAAACATTGAAAGCAACAACAGGTTTTGCAGAAGCTTGTGCTTCCAGAAATGTTATTCCTTGGCCTTCTTGAACAGACGGAGAGACAAAAAGGTCAGCATAATTGTAAAGTTGAGGCAATATTGAATCTGAAACCCTGCCCAAAAAAGCAAAATTATCAAAGACCCCTTGCTGGTGAGAATAAGAAATCAGGTTGTCTTTGAGGGGCCCGTCTCCAACCACTACAAACTTTGTATTTTTGTTTTCTTTGATTACATATTTTGCGGCGTCAACAAGAAAATGTAAACCTTTTCGGGGAATTAGATTACCCACAAATAATACAACATGCTCAGGAGTATCACCAACTAGTTTTTTGGCTTCTTGGTATTCATTGTCTGGTTTGAACCGTTGTAGGTCTACGCCGTTGGGAACTATACGGATTTTTTTCGGATCAATTCCGTATAAATCAACAATTTTTTTGAAAGAATAATTGCTTATAGTAACCACTAAGGTTGCTTTTTGGGCTGCTTCTTTTTCGATGTTTCCAAGGTGCTTCATGAAAAAATTCGAAAGTTTAGTTTTCAAGGACGGCGAAAATACTTTTGACGATTGAATGTATTCGTCTGCCAAAACGCCGTGAACGGTTTGTATGAAAGGTTTACTGATTTTGTGTTTTTTTAAAGCATTCAAGAACCCGTAACCACTAACGGCATGGGCTTCGTAAACCTCGGCATCTATTTTGTTGACCATTTTAGATAAACAACGGTTGAAAACCCAGTTGTCTAAGGGAAAAACTTTGTCCGTTGACTTGCAGGGAACAATACGTATACCGTTAACGGAAGTGGTTTTCTTGAAGCCGTTTTTTGTTCCACTGTACACGTTGGTGTCAACTTTATCTGACAACTGTTTCGCTGTTTCAAGTATTCGGCGTTCAACGCCTCCAAAGTAAAGGTGAGGCGGCTGGGTATTGAAGACAGCTAGTTTCAACTTGTTTTCCATGTATTGTGCCCCTTAGTTTAGAAGGTTTTCTTATGCAGTTCTTTGTCAGGATTAAGTATTAAAATCAAACCAATGATGTTTCAATCATCAAAATGCGATTGAATCTTTATTAGCAGCTTTGATAGCCCAATATGGCAAAAGGGTTCGTGACCTTATGAAAGTTAGTTTGATTCATATGCAAATCAGCGAATCTCCTGAAGAGAACTTGAAAACCGCAGAAAAAATGTTGTACAAAGCAGCGGATGAAGACTCAAAATTCATTTGTTTGCCCGAGTATTTTCCTTTTCCTGCAAGTGTTGAGGACAGAACACGGATTGAATCAATATCAGAACAGACCCACGGACCAGCAGTTAATATGTTGAAACGAGTTTCTAAAGATGTTGATGCTTACATCGTTGGAGGAACAGTTTTTGAAAAATTCAGAGGCAACTACTACAACACTTGTTTGTTTTTGAAAAATGGAAAGATTCTGGGAAAATTTCACAAAATGCATCTCACGGACTGGGAAAAACGAGTTGGATTGCATGTTGGTAGCACTTTCAAAGTTTTTGAAACAGAATATTGCAAAGTTGGAATTTTGATATGTGCAGACGTGTTTTATCCACGGACAGTGAAAAGTTTGGCATCTCGAGGCGCTGAAGTTATTTTCTTGCCTGTTTCGGCATCAAGAACGCACCCCCACGTGAAAGGGCATCCCCTTACCACAAAAAGAGCAGAAGACAACAAGGTGTTTATCCTGAAAAACGGGAACACCAGATCCCGTTCTAAAGGTGGAAACAGTGCAATAATTTCTCCATGGGGACTACTCAGCCATGCAAAAGATGAAATAAACACAAAAATTGTTTCTGCAGATTTGAACATAACCAAACTGCGAAAATTCAAACGTGCAACAGCAAAATAAACAGTAAATCAAGCTACAAGCAGGTTATAGTCCGTAGATTTTTTCCCATTTTTCGATGATTTTGCTCATGTTTTCGAAACCGAATTTGTCTACCCAGTTTCGGTAGTTGGTATCGTTTATTGCGGTTCGACAAATATCTTTGGCTCGTTCTGCATCATGGACCAAAAGCAGAATAGCTTCTAGGTTGTAGTTTGAAAGATACGCAACCGTTCTAAGAAGAGCCTTAGTTTCTATGGGTCGAGGAATTTCTGCGCTTAACTCGACAAACATTGGTTTTTTGAGAATCTTCAAAAAGTCTCGGGTTAAGGTGTCTACCCAGTACATTGTCACGTAACTACTGGAAGATAAGGGAACATGGAAATAATCTACATATTCTGCAATCGCATTAAAGTCTAGACCGAAGCGTTCTTTAGCCAAAATGGGGTCGGGCCAGATTTCTACTCCAAAAGGTTGAGAAACTAGTTCTTTTGCCCTTCGGACAAAATCAGTTACTGTTTGGGCGCGCCATTCT
This window harbors:
- a CDS encoding glycosyltransferase family 4 protein, translated to MENKLKLAVFNTQPPHLYFGGVERRILETAKQLSDKVDTNVYSGTKNGFKKTTSVNGIRIVPCKSTDKVFPLDNWVFNRCLSKMVNKIDAEVYEAHAVSGYGFLNALKKHKISKPFIQTVHGVLADEYIQSSKVFSPSLKTKLSNFFMKHLGNIEKEAAQKATLVVTISNYSFKKIVDLYGIDPKKIRIVPNGVDLQRFKPDNEYQEAKKLVGDTPEHVVLFVGNLIPRKGLHFLVDAAKYVIKENKNTKFVVVGDGPLKDNLISYSHQQGVFDNFAFLGRVSDSILPQLYNYADLFVSPSVQEGQGITFLEAQASAKPVVAFNVSAIAEVVKHKQTGYLVEPNNQQLGNAISDLLANDNLREKMGKRGREFVSNMFSWNVTSQKLFQVYSEVTQTP
- a CDS encoding carbon-nitrogen hydrolase family protein, which gives rise to MKVSLIHMQISESPEENLKTAEKMLYKAADEDSKFICLPEYFPFPASVEDRTRIESISEQTHGPAVNMLKRVSKDVDAYIVGGTVFEKFRGNYYNTCLFLKNGKILGKFHKMHLTDWEKRVGLHVGSTFKVFETEYCKVGILICADVFYPRTVKSLASRGAEVIFLPVSASRTHPHVKGHPLTTKRAEDNKVFILKNGNTRSRSKGGNSAIISPWGLLSHAKDEINTKIVSADLNITKLRKFKRATAK